In a genomic window of Canis lupus dingo isolate Sandy chromosome 35, ASM325472v2, whole genome shotgun sequence:
- the LOC112659172 gene encoding 26S proteasome regulatory subunit 4-like: protein MGQSQSGGHGPGGGKKDDKDKKKKYEPPVPTRVGKKKKKTKGPDAASKLPLVTPHTQCRLKLLKLERIKDYLLMEEEFIRNQEQMKPLEEKQEEERSTVDDLRGTPMSVGTLEEIIDDNHAIVSTSVGSEHYVSILSFVDKDLLELGCSVLLNHKVHAVIGVLMDDTDPLVTVMKVEKTPQETYADIRALDNQIQEIKESVELPLTHPEYYEEMGIKPPKGVILYGPPGTGKTLLAKAVANQTSATFLRVVGSELIQKYLGDGPKLIRELFRVVEEHAPSIVFIDEIDAIGTKRYDSNSGGEREIQRTMLELLNQLDGFDSRGDVKVIMATNRIETLDPALIRPGRIDRKIEFPLPDEKTKKRIFQIHTSRMTLADAVTLDDLIMAKDDLSGADIKAICTEAGLMALRERRMKVTNEDFKKSKENVLYRKQEGTPEGLYL, encoded by the coding sequence ATGGGTCAAAGTCAAAGTGGTGGTCATGGCCCTGGAGGTGGCAAGAAGGATGacaaggacaagaaaaagaaatatgaaccTCCCGTACCAACTAGagtggggaaaaagaagaagaaaacaaagggaccAGATGCTGCAAGCAAGCTTCCACTGGTGACACCTCACACTCAATGCCGGTTAAAATTATTGAAGTTAGAGAGAATTAAAGACTATCTTCTCATGGAGGAAGAATTCATTAGAAATCAGGAACAAATGAAGCCTttagaagaaaagcaagaggagGAAAGATCTACGGTGGATGATCTGAGGGGAACCCCAATGTCAGTAGGAACCTTGGAAGAGATCATTGATGACAATCATGCCATCGTGTCTACATCTGTGGGTTCAGAACACTATGTCAGCATTCTTTCCTTTGTAGACAAGGATCTGCTGGAACTAGGCTGCTCTGTCCTGCTCAACCACAAGGTGCATGCTGTCATAGGAGTGCTCATGGATGACACAGATCCCTTGGTCACAGTAATGAAGGTAGAGAAGACCCCCCAGGAAACCTACGCTGATATCAGGGCATTGGACAACCAAatccaggaaattaaggaatccGTGGAGCTTCCTCTCACTCATCCTGAATATTATGAAGAGATGGGTATAAAGCCCCCAAAGGGTGTCATTCTCTATGGTCCACCTGGCACAGGTAAAACCTTATTAGCCAAAGCAGTAGCAAACCAAACCTCAGCCACTTTCTTGAGAGTGGTTGGCTCTGAACTTATTCAGAAGTACCTAGGCGATGGGCCCAAACTCATTCGGGAATTGTTCCGAGTTGTGGAAGAACATGCACCATCCATTGTGTTTATTGATGAAATCGATGCCATTGGAACAAAAAGATACGACTCAAAttctggtggggagagggaaattCAACGAACGATGTTGGAACTGTTGAACCAGTTGGATGGATTTGATTCAAGGGGTGATGTGAAGGTCATCATGGCCACAAACCGGATAGAAACCTTGGATCCAGCACTTATCAGACCAGGCCGCATTGACAGGAAGATTGAGTTCCCCCTGCCTGACGAAAAGACTAAGAAGCGCATCTTTCAGATCCACACAAGCAGGATGACGCTGGCTGATGCTGTGACCCTGGACGACTTGATCATGGCTAAGGATGACCTCTCTGGTGCTGACATCAAGGCCATCTGCACAGAGGCTGGTCTGATGGCCTTGAGAGAGCGTCGGATGAAAGTAACAAATGAAGACTTcaagaaatctaaagaaaatgttctttatagAAAACAAGAGGGCACCCCCGAGGGACTGTATCTCTAG